The following are encoded in a window of Arthrobacter sp. OAP107 genomic DNA:
- a CDS encoding bifunctional polysaccharide deacetylase/glycosyltransferase family 2 protein: MKHRTPRLPSSAGPVFYDPSGRRWRRILNSSLTLVLVATLSMVWILPGATAPLWKAEINQSADYPRQLLASGDDEDIPWLGQDTGFAFDRMAVVERKGGKVFLKDPFSTTVFRQVTDPDELDLIGNRPYVLDSYGEPADHTLMLTFDDGPDPTYTPEVLDLLSREHVPATFFTLGDNIVKNPDVFKRIIREGHMVGNHTMSHINFWDHDNSFNREQIIGTDRVMRATDGYGSRLFRIPTGDPENNALALLQAQQLGYLHINMDLDTRDWDHAPGEAIAPPSLDGKGHIVLVHDGGGNRSATIQMLKAFIPKAKALGYKFTTVQPLLPKEYVPEHSVGATVDDHLTLATYTSTLVTPNVLIGWLFWFGVGSLTLLTFLYVVLALISNRRMKKRSWNTVPDTDWPFVSVVLPVYNEEPVVAKTLDALRASDYTNFEVVAVNDGSTDGTAAVLNEYAKEWPQLRVIHQVNGGKSVASNNGIDNSRGDVVVTLDGDTLFEPQTIKAFARHFLAPAHGKEVGAVAGHVKVGNRRNILTAWQSLEYLSGICVTRMAEGLMGAISICPGACAAWRREALVQAGGYSHDTLAEDADLTLSLQRLGYSIVQENEAVAWTEAPMTVKGLFKQRLRWTYGNIQTLYKHRGMLLNPRYGALGLLTMPYALLSVLVPLVFMPMTLIVAAVSLSKGEWQAIAVFAIFVAATHMIISLVAVIMVHEDPRHLLIVPIYRLIYEPLRAYVLVGSLVQALRGHAVGWYKPERTNTVTAPAATNTTPQETEPTPQSHVVVQ, translated from the coding sequence ATGAAGCACCGGACACCGAGGCTGCCATCATCCGCCGGACCAGTGTTTTACGACCCGAGCGGCCGGCGCTGGCGCCGCATTTTGAACAGTTCCCTGACCCTGGTGCTCGTGGCTACCCTTTCCATGGTGTGGATTCTGCCCGGCGCCACGGCTCCGCTGTGGAAGGCCGAGATAAACCAGTCAGCGGATTATCCGCGCCAGCTTCTGGCTTCCGGCGACGACGAGGACATCCCCTGGCTCGGGCAGGACACTGGTTTCGCCTTTGACCGGATGGCGGTGGTCGAACGCAAGGGGGGCAAGGTTTTCCTGAAGGACCCGTTCAGCACCACAGTGTTCAGGCAGGTGACCGACCCGGATGAACTGGACCTGATCGGGAACCGCCCCTACGTCCTGGACTCCTACGGGGAACCTGCGGACCACACGCTAATGCTGACCTTCGACGACGGCCCTGACCCCACGTACACACCGGAAGTTTTGGACCTGCTCTCACGCGAACACGTCCCAGCCACGTTCTTCACACTTGGCGATAACATCGTCAAGAACCCCGATGTCTTTAAGCGGATCATCCGGGAGGGGCACATGGTGGGCAACCACACCATGTCGCACATCAATTTCTGGGACCATGACAATTCCTTCAACCGCGAACAGATCATCGGCACGGACCGGGTCATGCGCGCAACGGACGGGTACGGTTCGAGGCTGTTCCGCATTCCCACCGGCGACCCGGAGAACAATGCCCTGGCCCTGCTGCAGGCCCAGCAACTGGGCTACCTCCACATCAACATGGACCTGGACACCAGGGACTGGGACCACGCTCCGGGCGAGGCGATCGCACCTCCCAGCCTGGACGGCAAGGGCCACATCGTCCTGGTACATGACGGCGGCGGGAACCGCTCGGCCACCATTCAGATGCTGAAGGCCTTCATTCCCAAGGCCAAGGCACTGGGCTACAAATTCACCACCGTCCAGCCGCTGCTGCCCAAGGAATACGTTCCTGAACACAGCGTCGGCGCCACCGTCGATGATCACCTGACCCTGGCCACCTACACCTCAACCCTGGTCACGCCCAACGTCCTGATCGGCTGGCTGTTCTGGTTCGGCGTCGGATCCCTGACCCTGCTCACCTTCCTGTACGTGGTCCTCGCCCTAATCAGCAACCGCCGCATGAAAAAACGCTCCTGGAACACTGTCCCGGACACCGACTGGCCCTTCGTCAGTGTGGTCCTGCCCGTCTACAACGAAGAACCCGTGGTCGCCAAGACCCTGGACGCCCTCAGAGCCAGCGACTACACCAACTTCGAAGTCGTCGCCGTCAACGACGGCTCCACCGACGGCACCGCCGCCGTCCTGAACGAGTACGCAAAAGAATGGCCACAACTGCGGGTCATCCACCAGGTCAACGGAGGCAAATCCGTGGCCAGCAACAACGGCATCGACAACTCCCGCGGCGACGTCGTCGTCACCCTTGACGGGGACACCCTGTTCGAACCCCAGACCATCAAAGCCTTCGCCCGGCACTTCCTCGCACCCGCCCACGGCAAGGAAGTCGGCGCTGTTGCCGGCCACGTCAAAGTCGGCAACCGCCGCAACATCCTTACCGCCTGGCAAAGCCTGGAATACCTCTCCGGCATCTGCGTCACCCGCATGGCCGAAGGCCTCATGGGCGCCATCTCCATCTGCCCCGGCGCCTGCGCCGCCTGGCGCCGGGAGGCGCTCGTCCAGGCCGGAGGTTACTCCCACGACACCCTCGCCGAAGACGCCGACCTCACCCTCTCCCTGCAGCGCCTCGGCTACAGCATCGTCCAGGAAAACGAAGCCGTCGCCTGGACCGAAGCACCCATGACCGTCAAAGGCCTCTTCAAACAACGCCTCCGCTGGACCTACGGCAACATCCAGACCCTCTACAAACACCGCGGCATGCTCCTGAACCCCCGCTACGGCGCCCTGGGCCTGCTCACCATGCCCTACGCCCTCCTCTCGGTCCTGGTACCACTGGTCTTCATGCCCATGACCCTCATCGTCGCCGCGGTCAGCCTGTCCAAGGGCGAATGGCAAGCCATCGCCGTCTTCGCAATCTTCGTCGCCGCAACCCACATGATCATCTCCCTCGTCGCCGTCATCATGGTCCACGAAGACCCGCGCCACCTCCTCATCGTCCCCATCTACCGACTCATCTACGAACCCCTCCGCGCCTACGTACTCGTCGGCTCCCTCGTCCAGGCCCTCCGCGGACACGCCGTGGGCTGGTACAAACCAGAACGAACCAACACCGTCACCGCCCCAGCCGCCACAAACACGACCCCACAAGAAACAGAACCCACGCCGCAATCCCATGTGGTGGTCCAGTGA
- a CDS encoding response regulator transcription factor, protein MGEAAARIKVALVDDQPLFRAGIRMLIESQVDMEVAGEASDGEQAVALAAERRPDVMLIDLRMPVLDGVTATGRIISQADAGNTDKPKIIALTTFNRDHAVVEAVQAGASGYLLKSAEPEFLLAAIRTVHSGYSVIAPGSVHSLFEHAARRAPVAGPDLSVLDVLSARERDVFLLAAKGLTNGEMAEGLFVSEATVKTHLRSVLDKLQLRTRLQLIAFAHERRLLGN, encoded by the coding sequence ATGGGTGAGGCCGCAGCACGCATCAAGGTCGCGTTGGTCGATGACCAGCCACTGTTCCGGGCGGGCATCCGCATGCTCATCGAAAGCCAGGTGGACATGGAAGTCGCCGGGGAGGCCTCCGACGGGGAACAGGCCGTGGCCTTGGCGGCCGAGCGCCGGCCGGACGTGATGCTGATCGACCTGCGCATGCCGGTCCTGGACGGGGTCACAGCCACCGGCCGGATCATCAGCCAGGCCGACGCCGGGAACACAGACAAGCCAAAGATTATCGCGCTGACCACCTTCAACCGGGATCATGCTGTGGTGGAAGCCGTACAGGCCGGGGCCAGCGGGTACCTGCTCAAGAGCGCCGAGCCGGAGTTCCTGCTCGCCGCCATACGGACTGTCCACTCCGGATATTCCGTCATAGCTCCGGGGTCGGTGCACTCCCTGTTCGAACACGCGGCGAGACGGGCTCCCGTTGCGGGGCCGGATCTGTCCGTCCTGGATGTCCTCTCGGCCCGGGAGCGGGATGTGTTCCTCCTCGCCGCGAAGGGACTCACGAACGGGGAGATGGCCGAGGGCCTGTTCGTCTCCGAGGCCACCGTCAAGACACACCTGCGCAGCGTGCTGGACAAGCTTCAGCTCCGAACGCGACTGCAGCTGATCGCGTTTGCCCACGAACGCCGGCTCCTCGGCAACTGA
- a CDS encoding cupin domain-containing protein: protein MNIEPTNPTGKNPPEQFVGDVWLDPIALPHEGDQRMVVATVRFAPGARTAWHSHARGQYLRVTQGVARFGGRDGIIIEVHPGQTLYTPPGEEHWHAAAPGCFMEHIAMLENGDDPAKTTIWGEHITDDEYNGTRS, encoded by the coding sequence ATGAACATCGAACCCACCAACCCCACCGGCAAGAACCCGCCCGAGCAGTTCGTCGGTGACGTGTGGCTGGACCCCATCGCGCTTCCCCACGAAGGCGACCAGCGAATGGTGGTCGCGACCGTGCGGTTCGCCCCCGGCGCCCGCACCGCCTGGCACTCCCACGCCCGCGGCCAGTACCTCCGCGTCACCCAGGGCGTCGCCCGGTTCGGCGGGCGCGACGGCATCATCATCGAGGTCCACCCCGGCCAGACCCTGTACACCCCACCCGGCGAAGAGCACTGGCACGCTGCCGCACCCGGCTGCTTCATGGAGCACATCGCCATGCTGGAGAACGGTGACGACCCGGCCAAGACCACCATCTGGGGCGAGCACATCACCGACGACGAGTACAACGGCACCCGGTCCTGA
- a CDS encoding aldo/keto reductase, whose product MPGSSHGWTPGPGRLTPRGDPLATALGAEPVQPHQPGRGDGTGPGTAPHRNRASPLQPPQRGAAREALDAAESGRREPVHPQLERHRNQLAGYEKLCRELGAGPAEVALAWLLRNPAVSATLVGPRTVEELRGALGAVSVQLDAGGWNGSTGSGPDQAKPRRPMPDDQARL is encoded by the coding sequence ATGCCGGGTTCATCGCACGGCTGGACGCCGGGGCCCGGCAGGCTCACTCCGCGGGGGGATCCCCTGGCCACTGCCCTCGGAGCAGAGCCTGTGCAACCTCACCAACCGGGCCGTGGAGATGGAACTGGTCCCGGCACTGCGCCACACCGGAATCGCGCTTCTCCGCTACAGCCCCCTCAGCGCGGGGCTGCTCGCGAGGCCCTCGACGCCGCAGAATCCGGCCGCCGCGAACCGGTCCATCCACAGCTGGAAAGGCACCGCAATCAGCTCGCCGGGTACGAAAAGTTGTGCCGGGAGCTGGGCGCGGGACCGGCGGAGGTGGCGCTGGCCTGGCTGCTCCGGAACCCGGCAGTCTCCGCCACGCTCGTCGGACCACGCACAGTCGAGGAGCTCCGCGGAGCCCTCGGTGCAGTCTCGGTGCAGCTGGATGCAGGGGGATGGAACGGCTCGACCGGATCTGGCCCGGACCAGGCGAAGCCCCGCAGGCCTATGCCTGATGATCAGGCCCGGCTGTGA
- a CDS encoding carboxymuconolactone decarboxylase family protein: protein MPENPLADFAPALVGYTNDVLFGQVWERPGLSPRDRSLITVAALVAGGNTEQLTFHLDYAKKNGLTEQEMIEAITHLAFYAGWPKAMSAMTAAKDVFAAGPGQGN from the coding sequence ATGCCCGAAAACCCCCTCGCCGACTTCGCCCCCGCGCTTGTCGGCTACACAAACGACGTCCTGTTCGGCCAGGTGTGGGAACGCCCCGGGCTCTCCCCGCGTGACCGCAGCCTCATCACGGTCGCGGCGCTGGTGGCCGGCGGCAACACCGAGCAGCTGACCTTCCACCTCGACTACGCCAAGAAGAACGGCCTCACTGAGCAGGAGATGATCGAGGCCATCACGCACCTCGCCTTCTACGCCGGCTGGCCCAAGGCCATGTCGGCCATGACGGCCGCGAAGGACGTCTTCGCCGCCGGTCCGGGGCAGGGGAACTGA
- a CDS encoding nuclear transport factor 2 family protein, giving the protein MSELDDFLTAMLDRQIAAETAIHSGEVEPRMALWSRSDPVTLLGAMGMSNAGWDSVSQTFRWVASRFSNCTAYSFELLAAGASGDLAYTVGFERADLSVDGGPPQSTKIRVTHVYRREGGEWKIVHRHGDYVPVDDVPPGRT; this is encoded by the coding sequence ATGAGCGAGCTCGACGATTTCCTGACCGCCATGCTGGACCGGCAGATAGCAGCGGAAACGGCGATCCACAGCGGCGAGGTGGAGCCCAGAATGGCCCTGTGGTCCCGCTCCGATCCGGTCACCTTGTTGGGTGCGATGGGCATGTCCAACGCGGGATGGGACAGCGTCAGTCAGACGTTCCGCTGGGTGGCCTCACGGTTCTCGAACTGCACCGCGTACAGCTTCGAGCTGCTGGCAGCCGGGGCCAGCGGGGACCTTGCCTACACCGTCGGGTTTGAGCGCGCTGACCTGTCGGTCGACGGCGGTCCGCCGCAGTCCACCAAGATCCGCGTCACCCACGTCTACCGCCGCGAAGGCGGAGAGTGGAAGATCGTCCACCGGCACGGCGACTACGTTCCTGTCGATGATGTCCCGCCCGGCAGGACGTGA
- a CDS encoding SDR family oxidoreductase, whose protein sequence is MAAEVAVIIGSGSIGVAIGRTAGVGRKVVLADYSEETMNAAAVQLRGEGYEVTTHAIDISDHDAVAALADTATSLGDVTRVVLAAGVSPVQATTERVLHVDLLGTAYVLEEFGRVIAPGGSGIVISSMAGHMGEGYPRDVEHALAYTATGELLDLPFLAADTVGDSGAAYTLAKRGNALRVQAAAVTWGGRGARINSLSPGIISTPLAQDEMSGPFAEGYRTMIRTSAAGRMGTPAEVAATAAFLLGPEGAFITGSDLLMDGGVIAAMRAGQL, encoded by the coding sequence ATGGCAGCAGAAGTAGCAGTCATCATCGGCTCGGGCAGCATCGGTGTAGCGATCGGCCGCACCGCCGGCGTTGGCAGGAAGGTCGTGCTCGCTGACTACAGCGAGGAGACCATGAACGCCGCCGCAGTGCAGCTCCGCGGCGAAGGCTACGAGGTCACCACCCACGCGATCGACATTTCCGACCATGACGCCGTCGCCGCCCTGGCCGACACCGCCACATCCTTGGGGGATGTCACCCGCGTCGTTCTCGCCGCCGGGGTCTCCCCGGTCCAGGCAACCACCGAACGGGTACTGCACGTTGACCTTCTCGGCACCGCCTACGTCCTCGAGGAATTCGGGCGGGTCATCGCGCCGGGCGGCTCCGGCATCGTCATCTCCAGCATGGCTGGCCACATGGGCGAAGGCTACCCGCGCGACGTCGAACACGCACTGGCCTACACCGCAACGGGAGAACTGCTGGACCTGCCCTTCCTTGCCGCCGATACGGTGGGTGACTCCGGCGCCGCCTACACCCTCGCGAAGCGCGGCAACGCCCTGCGCGTTCAGGCGGCAGCCGTCACCTGGGGAGGGCGCGGGGCACGCATCAACTCCCTGAGCCCGGGCATCATCTCGACCCCGCTCGCCCAGGACGAGATGTCCGGACCGTTCGCCGAAGGCTATCGCACCATGATCCGAACCTCGGCCGCCGGTCGCATGGGCACCCCGGCGGAAGTCGCCGCCACGGCAGCGTTCCTCCTCGGCCCGGAAGGGGCCTTCATCACCGGCTCCGACCTCCTCATGGACGGCGGGGTCATCGCAGCGATGCGAGCCGGCCAGCTTTAA
- a CDS encoding aldo/keto reductase: protein MHTRTLGQGLNVSAVGLGCMGISQSYGPNPGSREDMIAVIRSAYDLGVTFFDTAEVYGPYVNEELVGEALEPIRHQVQVATKFGWRIEDGKSVGLDSRPEQIRRVADASLKRLRTDVIDLFYQHRVDPGVPIEDVAGTVGELIAEGKVRHFGLSEASAGTIRRAHGVQPVAAVQSEYSLWTRDPEAEVLPTLAELGIGFVPFSPLGKGFLTGTVNTDTAFSAGDVRATIPRFSQENRSANAALVEHVAGLARSKGASPAQIALAWLLTQQPWIVPIPGTRSTSRIEENTGATSVALSADEVADLDALAQRIGVQGARYNDQHLGYVNR, encoded by the coding sequence ATGCACACACGTACTCTCGGACAGGGCCTGAACGTCTCGGCGGTCGGGCTGGGCTGCATGGGCATTTCGCAAAGCTACGGACCCAACCCCGGCAGCCGTGAGGACATGATCGCCGTAATCCGCTCCGCCTACGACCTCGGGGTGACTTTCTTCGACACTGCCGAGGTGTACGGGCCGTACGTGAACGAGGAACTGGTCGGCGAAGCCTTGGAGCCGATCCGTCACCAGGTACAGGTGGCCACCAAGTTCGGGTGGCGCATCGAGGACGGAAAGAGCGTCGGCCTGGACAGCCGGCCCGAGCAGATCCGGCGCGTCGCCGACGCCTCACTGAAGCGTCTTCGGACCGACGTGATCGACCTGTTCTACCAGCACCGCGTCGACCCCGGCGTTCCCATCGAGGACGTCGCCGGCACCGTCGGTGAGCTGATCGCGGAAGGCAAGGTCCGGCACTTCGGTCTGTCGGAAGCATCTGCAGGGACCATCCGTCGCGCGCACGGGGTCCAGCCGGTGGCGGCGGTCCAGAGCGAGTACTCCCTGTGGACCCGCGATCCCGAGGCGGAGGTGCTTCCGACGCTCGCTGAGCTGGGCATCGGGTTTGTGCCGTTCAGTCCTCTCGGCAAGGGCTTCCTCACCGGCACCGTCAACACGGATACCGCCTTCTCCGCGGGAGACGTCCGCGCCACGATCCCCCGGTTCAGCCAGGAGAACCGCTCCGCAAACGCCGCACTCGTCGAGCACGTCGCCGGCCTCGCCCGCAGCAAGGGCGCCAGCCCCGCGCAGATCGCGTTGGCGTGGCTGCTCACCCAGCAGCCGTGGATCGTGCCCATTCCCGGCACGCGGAGCACCTCCAGGATCGAGGAGAACACCGGCGCCACGTCCGTGGCCCTGTCCGCGGACGAGGTCGCGGACCTCGATGCACTCGCTCAGCGGATTGGCGTGCAGGGCGCCCGCTACAACGACCAGCACCTGGGATACGTCAACCGCTGA
- a CDS encoding helix-turn-helix transcriptional regulator, producing MTNNSEVREFLKSRRARITPEMAGLPVYGGLRRVPGLRREEVAAVSGMSIDYYNRLERGNLTGVSDSILESLARALKLDDAERTYLFDLARAANQKRPRQRRRGPQTLNPAVQHLLDGMTGIPAFVQNGRLDVLGMNDLARALYHPNGDEPQQPRNFARFVFLDAGSREQVPGWESTAQDVVAILRQEAARDPHNRDLTDLIGELSTRSEDFRTMWAAQNVRLHRTGVKPFHHPVVGDFELTFQAMQLPGDDGLTLIAYSAEPGTRGHDALNLLATWAATARSEAGLKTPDPGARRRA from the coding sequence GTGACGAACAACAGCGAAGTACGCGAGTTCCTGAAATCGCGTCGTGCCCGGATCACCCCTGAGATGGCCGGCCTTCCGGTCTACGGTGGGCTGCGCCGCGTGCCCGGTCTCCGCCGCGAGGAAGTCGCCGCTGTGTCCGGGATGAGCATCGATTACTACAACAGGCTCGAGCGCGGAAACCTCACCGGCGTCTCCGACAGCATCCTCGAGTCCCTTGCCCGTGCCCTCAAACTCGACGACGCCGAACGCACCTACCTCTTCGACCTCGCCCGCGCGGCAAACCAGAAACGGCCCCGGCAACGACGGCGCGGCCCGCAGACGCTCAACCCGGCCGTCCAGCATCTTCTCGACGGCATGACCGGCATCCCGGCCTTCGTTCAAAACGGCAGACTCGATGTCCTTGGCATGAACGACCTGGCCCGTGCGCTGTACCACCCCAACGGCGACGAGCCGCAGCAGCCCCGAAACTTCGCCCGCTTCGTCTTCCTGGACGCCGGCTCCCGGGAGCAGGTGCCCGGTTGGGAATCAACGGCCCAGGACGTCGTCGCGATCCTCCGGCAGGAAGCGGCCCGTGACCCGCACAACCGTGATCTCACCGACCTCATCGGAGAGCTCTCCACCAGAAGCGAGGACTTCCGGACCATGTGGGCCGCGCAAAACGTCCGGCTCCACCGCACCGGTGTGAAGCCCTTCCACCACCCCGTCGTCGGCGACTTCGAACTCACGTTCCAGGCAATGCAGCTTCCCGGTGACGACGGCCTGACCCTGATCGCCTACAGTGCCGAACCCGGCACCCGGGGGCACGATGCACTGAATCTGCTGGCCACCTGGGCAGCTACGGCCCGCAGCGAAGCGGGCCTCAAGACGCCCGACCCGGGCGCCCGCCGTCGCGCCTGA
- a CDS encoding histidine kinase translates to MKFARHWGAPVAAVIFFSLWCVAEAGRMAPAVGFGSGGLVTWPGTLPLVLVTLAIAVAAWRPAASLALVALLLAGQLAYLIPPMYDNDWAIYIGSFVALVFIAWLHQGRARLVAAGANVLFAAAMSFLLLSWRYGAGVGWYFHFGGDWAMLRQNGWQLFSLFVLIAAACFAVGLLLALYQERGSLFRARDLAQSTLEAAEVDLIVEQERTRIARDLHDVLAHSLAVIAAQADGTRYLSKDQPKTVLSALENIAGSARTALVDAQRVIEGVRDDGMAVPQPRLSDIEVLIEGMRRGSLKIESSESGTRVELSGGQQVAVYRIVQECLTNALKHGGRGTAVRLHFDWSGPGLTLHAASATVAARGHSVESAPHRSGRGLPGMRERAHMAGGWLTAGPDGEQFRVTVFIPYTGGSPNTTDGGAGDRSSEQAALVAVSATAAADNHG, encoded by the coding sequence ATGAAGTTTGCACGGCATTGGGGCGCCCCGGTGGCGGCCGTCATTTTCTTCTCCCTGTGGTGCGTGGCCGAAGCCGGCCGGATGGCACCGGCCGTGGGCTTCGGATCAGGCGGATTGGTCACGTGGCCTGGGACTCTGCCGCTCGTGCTGGTCACGCTGGCGATTGCGGTGGCCGCCTGGCGGCCGGCGGCGTCCCTGGCGCTCGTTGCCCTGCTGCTTGCCGGCCAGCTGGCATACCTGATCCCGCCGATGTACGACAACGACTGGGCGATTTACATCGGCTCCTTTGTGGCCCTGGTCTTCATCGCCTGGCTGCACCAGGGACGGGCGCGGCTGGTCGCGGCCGGGGCCAATGTGCTCTTCGCAGCTGCCATGTCGTTCCTCCTGCTTTCGTGGCGGTACGGCGCCGGCGTGGGGTGGTACTTCCACTTCGGCGGCGACTGGGCGATGCTTCGCCAGAACGGATGGCAGCTCTTTTCGCTCTTCGTTCTGATCGCAGCTGCATGCTTCGCCGTGGGACTCCTGCTGGCTCTCTACCAGGAGCGGGGATCCCTGTTCCGTGCGCGGGACCTTGCCCAGAGCACGCTTGAGGCGGCCGAGGTGGACCTGATCGTGGAACAGGAGAGGACACGCATCGCCCGGGACCTCCACGACGTCCTCGCCCACTCCCTCGCCGTCATAGCGGCGCAGGCCGACGGAACCCGGTACCTGAGCAAGGACCAGCCGAAAACTGTCCTCAGCGCACTGGAAAACATTGCGGGGTCGGCCCGGACAGCGCTGGTGGACGCCCAGCGCGTCATCGAAGGGGTGCGCGACGACGGCATGGCCGTCCCGCAGCCACGGCTCAGTGACATTGAGGTGCTGATCGAGGGTATGCGGCGGGGCAGCCTGAAAATCGAATCCAGTGAATCGGGCACACGCGTTGAACTGTCCGGCGGACAGCAGGTGGCGGTCTACCGCATCGTCCAGGAATGCCTGACCAACGCCCTTAAACACGGCGGGAGGGGAACGGCAGTCCGTCTGCACTTCGATTGGAGCGGTCCGGGCCTGACCTTGCACGCCGCATCGGCAACAGTGGCCGCCAGGGGACACTCTGTGGAGTCGGCGCCGCACCGGTCTGGCCGTGGCCTTCCCGGAATGCGCGAACGCGCCCACATGGCGGGCGGCTGGCTGACGGCCGGACCGGACGGCGAGCAATTCCGGGTGACGGTGTTCATTCCGTATACGGGAGGAAGTCCGAATACGACGGATGGAGGGGCAGGCGACCGGTCCAGCGAGCAGGCCGCTCTTGTTGCGGTGTCCGCCACGGCGGCAGCTGACAACCATGGGTGA
- a CDS encoding multicopper oxidase domain-containing protein — MASRREVLKLGVVGAAMTGALAGSAEAASTEPISQSQLAPQNTPVPFRGVFRRPPELVPFQKGFDGGDPKRPFERYALTQKLGQAHFLPGLTTTLAGFNGIFPGPTIRAKQGTRIEVRIRNAFPQQGLVQPGPFSTSTHLHGSASLPQYDGYANDITVSGFFKNYHYPNRQTARTLWYHDHKHHITAQNVYSGLAAFYPMSDRFEKAQLPQGEFDVPLMLSDALFQSDGSLGYNDNGQKGLWGDIILVNGVPWPTMKVKPRIYRFRVLDASISRSYRPTLSNGEPVYIVATDAGLTPVVQAVSSWRMGTAERTEILIDFRKYKPGQTVDLRNLSNKNNIDFANTNKIMRFQVVADSGSGAGSISAIPSRLDNGGSPTASRGGLDTMSLTPQMATVKRQLRFERQNGQWTINGVIWDDIERSGFTKLFGNPQPFAIEQWTIINQSGGWFHPVHIHLIDAKIIARNTNGGKPFAWELGPKDVFYAGENESITTLMQFDATAQEGGRYMIHCHNLVHEDHDMMVQYALANLRTNDPITADPPKRDTLPANAFPPVYRPLFPPGT; from the coding sequence ATGGCGTCTCGCAGGGAAGTACTGAAACTGGGTGTGGTCGGAGCTGCCATGACGGGAGCGTTGGCCGGAAGCGCCGAGGCGGCGTCCACAGAGCCCATAAGCCAGAGCCAGCTGGCACCGCAGAACACCCCGGTCCCATTCAGGGGTGTCTTCCGGCGGCCCCCGGAGCTCGTGCCCTTTCAGAAGGGCTTCGACGGCGGTGACCCGAAACGGCCTTTCGAGCGCTACGCCCTCACCCAGAAACTCGGACAGGCCCACTTCCTGCCGGGCCTCACCACCACTCTGGCCGGATTCAACGGCATCTTCCCGGGCCCCACCATCCGGGCCAAGCAGGGCACCAGGATCGAGGTCCGGATCCGCAACGCGTTCCCGCAGCAGGGCCTGGTCCAGCCCGGGCCGTTCAGCACGTCCACCCACCTGCACGGCTCGGCGTCGCTGCCCCAATACGACGGATATGCCAATGACATTACCGTTTCCGGTTTCTTCAAGAATTACCACTACCCCAACAGGCAGACGGCGCGGACGCTTTGGTACCACGACCACAAGCACCACATCACCGCCCAGAATGTGTATTCGGGACTGGCGGCGTTCTACCCGATGTCCGACCGGTTTGAGAAGGCGCAGCTGCCACAGGGCGAGTTCGACGTCCCACTGATGCTTTCCGACGCGCTGTTCCAGTCGGACGGCTCACTCGGCTACAACGACAACGGCCAAAAGGGGCTCTGGGGCGACATCATCCTGGTCAACGGGGTGCCGTGGCCCACCATGAAGGTCAAGCCGCGTATCTACCGCTTCCGCGTGCTCGACGCCTCGATCTCACGCTCCTACCGGCCCACCCTCTCCAACGGTGAACCCGTCTACATCGTGGCCACCGACGCCGGGCTGACGCCGGTGGTCCAGGCCGTGTCGTCATGGCGGATGGGCACCGCGGAGCGCACCGAGATCCTGATCGACTTCCGCAAGTACAAGCCCGGGCAGACCGTCGACCTGCGGAACCTCAGCAACAAGAACAACATCGACTTTGCCAACACGAACAAGATCATGCGCTTCCAGGTGGTCGCCGATTCGGGCTCCGGGGCAGGGTCCATCTCCGCCATACCGTCGAGGCTGGACAACGGGGGATCGCCCACCGCGTCCCGGGGTGGGCTCGACACGATGAGCCTGACCCCGCAGATGGCCACGGTGAAGAGGCAGCTCAGGTTCGAGCGCCAGAACGGCCAGTGGACCATCAACGGGGTCATCTGGGACGACATTGAGAGGTCCGGGTTCACCAAGCTGTTCGGCAATCCGCAGCCCTTCGCCATCGAGCAGTGGACCATCATCAACCAGTCCGGAGGATGGTTCCACCCGGTGCACATCCACCTGATCGACGCCAAAATCATCGCCCGCAACACCAACGGCGGCAAACCGTTCGCGTGGGAGCTCGGGCCCAAGGACGTCTTCTACGCCGGGGAGAACGAGTCGATCACCACACTGATGCAGTTCGATGCGACGGCGCAGGAGGGAGGGCGGTACATGATCCACTGCCACAACCTGGTGCACGAGGACCACGACATGATGGTTCAGTACGCGCTGGCCAATCTGCGGACCAACGACCCCATCACCGCCGACCCGCCCAAGCGCGACACCCTGCCGGCGAACGCCTTCCCGCCGGTCTACCGGCCGCTGTTCCCGCCGGGGACGTGA